A stretch of Vibrio aphrogenes DNA encodes these proteins:
- the sthA gene encoding Si-specific NAD(P)(+) transhydrogenase encodes MMDSTHFDVIVIGSGPGGEGAAMGLAKAGLHVAIIEKESSVGGGCTHWGTIPSKALRHAVSRIIEFNNNPLFCKNNTSLTASFSNILDHAKTVIDKQTRLRQGFYDRNSCTLLFGQASFTGPNSISVAQVDGTTEQYTADKFVIATGSRPYQPQDVDFTHERIYNSDTILNLKHDPRHIIIYGAGVIGCEYASIFRGLEVKTDLINTRDRLLAFLDNETSDALSYHFWNSGVVIRNDETYSKIEGTDDGVIVHLESGKKMKADCLLYANGRTGNTDTLNLELVGLKPDSRGQLTVNHGYQTEVEHVYAVGDVIGYPSLASAAYDQGRFVAQAIAKGKADTFLIEDIPTGIYTIPEISSVGKTEQELTAAKVPYEVGRASFKHLARAQIAGKDIGSLKILFHRDTKQILGIHCFGERAAEIIHIGQAIMEQKGPANTIEYFVNTTFNYPTMAEAYRVAALNGLNRLF; translated from the coding sequence ATGATGGATTCAACACACTTTGATGTCATTGTCATTGGCAGTGGCCCGGGCGGTGAAGGTGCTGCCATGGGCTTAGCAAAAGCAGGTCTACACGTTGCAATCATTGAAAAAGAAAGTAGTGTTGGCGGAGGATGTACCCATTGGGGCACCATTCCTTCCAAAGCTCTTCGTCATGCGGTAAGTCGCATCATTGAATTCAATAACAACCCATTATTTTGTAAAAACAATACTAGCCTCACAGCCTCTTTTTCTAACATTTTAGATCACGCCAAAACTGTTATCGATAAGCAAACTCGCTTACGCCAAGGCTTTTATGATCGCAACAGTTGTACCTTATTATTTGGTCAGGCGTCTTTTACCGGGCCAAACAGCATTTCAGTGGCTCAAGTTGATGGCACAACAGAACAATACACTGCAGATAAATTTGTCATTGCAACCGGTTCACGCCCTTACCAACCCCAAGATGTCGACTTTACCCATGAGCGCATCTATAACAGCGATACCATTCTGAACCTAAAACACGACCCTCGACACATCATTATTTATGGCGCTGGCGTGATTGGGTGTGAATACGCCTCAATTTTCCGAGGCTTAGAAGTGAAAACGGACCTCATTAATACTCGTGACCGTTTGTTAGCCTTTTTAGATAACGAAACCTCTGACGCGCTGTCTTATCACTTTTGGAATAGCGGTGTCGTGATCCGTAACGACGAAACCTACAGTAAAATTGAAGGAACCGACGATGGGGTCATTGTGCACCTTGAGTCGGGTAAAAAAATGAAGGCCGATTGTTTGCTGTATGCTAATGGTCGAACCGGCAACACCGACACTTTAAATTTAGAATTGGTTGGACTCAAACCCGATTCACGTGGCCAATTAACGGTCAATCACGGTTATCAAACCGAGGTAGAACATGTCTATGCGGTTGGGGATGTGATTGGTTACCCAAGCCTAGCCAGCGCCGCTTATGATCAAGGCCGCTTTGTGGCCCAAGCAATTGCGAAAGGGAAAGCTGACACCTTCTTAATTGAAGATATTCCAACTGGGATTTATACCATTCCTGAAATCAGCTCTGTTGGCAAAACCGAGCAGGAATTAACAGCCGCGAAAGTACCTTATGAAGTCGGCCGAGCATCGTTTAAACACTTAGCGCGCGCTCAAATTGCAGGTAAAGATATTGGGAGTCTAAAAATTCTTTTTCACCGGGATACTAAACAGATTTTAGGCATCCATTGCTTTGGTGAACGTGCCGCTGAAATTATTCATATCGGCCAAGCCATTATGGAGCAAAAAGGCCCAGCCAATACCATTGAATATTTTGTGAATACCACCTTCAACTACCCAACCATGGCGGAAGCTTACCGTGTGGCAGCATTAAATGGATTAAACCGTTTATTCTAA
- the fabR gene encoding HTH-type transcriptional repressor FabR, with protein MGIRAQQKEKTRRSLIDAAFGQLSADRGFSNLSLREVSREAGIAPTSFYRHFKDMDELGLVMVDEGGLLLRQLMRQARQRIVAEGSLIRTSVQTFMEFIKQSPNVFRLLLRERSGTSAEFRAAVAREVQHFGAELTEYLVRAGVEQELAAIQAEASVTIVFTSGAEALDLDEEARNVLAERMILQLRMLAKGTTLMKGSIKSSL; from the coding sequence ATGGGCATTCGAGCACAACAAAAAGAAAAAACGCGTCGTTCATTAATTGATGCCGCTTTTGGGCAACTCAGTGCCGACCGAGGTTTTTCTAATTTAAGTCTGCGTGAAGTCTCGCGTGAAGCGGGGATCGCGCCAACCTCTTTTTATCGTCATTTTAAAGATATGGATGAATTGGGATTGGTGATGGTGGATGAAGGCGGGCTATTGTTGCGCCAATTAATGCGTCAAGCTCGGCAACGTATTGTGGCTGAAGGGAGTTTGATTCGAACCTCGGTACAGACTTTTATGGAGTTCATTAAGCAAAGTCCTAACGTTTTTCGCCTGTTGTTGCGTGAGCGTTCCGGGACATCGGCAGAGTTTCGTGCTGCAGTGGCGCGTGAGGTGCAACATTTTGGCGCTGAACTTACCGAATACCTCGTGCGTGCAGGCGTTGAGCAGGAGTTGGCCGCCATTCAAGCAGAAGCGTCGGTGACGATTGTTTTCACTTCCGGCGCGGAGGCTTTAGATTTGGATGAAGAAGCAAGGAATGTGCTGGCTGAACGAATGATTTTACAATTAAGGATGTTAGCCAAAGGCACGACCTTAATGAAAGGGTCGATAAAAAGTAGCCTGTAG
- the trmA gene encoding tRNA (uridine(54)-C5)-methyltransferase TrmA, translating to MANLTHDTISYAQQLEDKLHRLGDMFGDFITPEIEVFESPEQHYRMRAEFRVWHEGEDMYYIMFDQATRQKYRVDQFPTASRLINDLMPLLMDAMKGCPILRTKLFQVDFLSTLSGEVLVSLLYHRQLDDAWQQEARRLKQRLNEEGFNLDLIGRARKMKLVMDRDYVVEKLQVNGKPYIYQQVENSFTQPNGIVAQKMLEWAVDCTQDSQGDLLELYCGNGNFSLALAQNFERVLATELAKPSVDSAQYNIQANHIDNVQIIRMSAEDFTDAMEGKREFRRLKDNGIDLTSYNCNTIFVDPPRSGMDEGTCKMVQGYERIMYISCNPETLKDNLSILAQTHNITRFALFDQFPFTHHMEVGVFLERKTA from the coding sequence ATGGCAAACCTCACCCATGACACCATCAGCTATGCTCAACAATTAGAAGACAAGCTGCACCGCTTAGGCGATATGTTTGGTGATTTTATTACGCCAGAAATCGAAGTGTTTGAATCTCCTGAACAACATTATCGTATGCGCGCTGAATTTCGCGTGTGGCATGAAGGTGAAGACATGTACTACATCATGTTCGATCAAGCCACTCGCCAGAAATATCGCGTCGATCAATTTCCAACCGCAAGCCGCTTAATCAATGATTTAATGCCATTACTGATGGATGCGATGAAAGGCTGCCCGATATTACGCACTAAATTGTTCCAAGTGGATTTTCTCTCGACCTTAAGCGGTGAAGTTTTAGTGTCTCTCCTTTACCATCGCCAATTGGATGACGCTTGGCAACAAGAAGCACGACGCTTAAAACAACGACTCAATGAAGAAGGTTTTAACTTAGATTTAATTGGCCGTGCCCGTAAAATGAAACTGGTGATGGACCGTGATTACGTGGTTGAAAAGTTGCAAGTTAATGGTAAACCTTACATTTACCAACAAGTCGAAAATAGCTTCACTCAACCTAATGGCATCGTGGCGCAAAAGATGTTGGAATGGGCGGTAGATTGCACTCAAGACAGTCAAGGCGACTTATTAGAGCTGTACTGTGGTAACGGTAATTTCTCACTGGCCTTAGCGCAAAACTTCGAGCGCGTCTTGGCGACTGAACTGGCAAAACCCTCGGTGGATTCTGCGCAATACAACATTCAAGCCAATCACATTGATAATGTACAAATCATTCGCATGTCAGCCGAAGATTTTACCGATGCAATGGAAGGCAAGCGGGAATTTCGCCGCCTAAAAGATAACGGTATTGATTTAACCAGTTACAACTGTAATACCATTTTTGTCGATCCACCACGCTCAGGCATGGATGAAGGGACGTGTAAAATGGTGCAAGGTTATGAGCGAATCATGTACATCTCTTGTAATCCAGAAACCTTGAAAGACAACCTGTCTATTTTGGCACAAACGCATAATATCACTCGTTTTGCTCTATTCGATCAGTTCCCATTTACTCATCATATGGAAGTAGGGGTATTTTTGGAACGCAAAACAGCTTAA